A single Nocardioides bizhenqiangii DNA region contains:
- a CDS encoding PTS mannitol transporter subunit IICBA, with amino-acid sequence MAATATATPGPKTGVRVHVQRFGTFLSNMIMPNIAAIIAWGLITAFFIPDGFTPNEKIATMVGPTIYYLLPILIAYTGGRIVHGTRGGVVGAMSVMGVIMATSDVLFVGADGGSPMFLGAMIMGPLTAWVVKQLDSLWEGKIKPGFEMLVDNFSAGIAAAAMAIGGMFLLAPVLRKVITWLGDGVDFLVDNDVLPFTSIVIEPAKVMFLNNAINHGVLTPLGIDEAAEQGKSILFLLEANPGPGLGLLLAYTFFGRGLARAAAPGAAIIQFFGGIHEVYFPFVLMKPKMILAPIAGGITGIFLLTIFDAGLRAPAAPGSIFAVYAQTPGDAGDYLGVTLGVFGAAAVSFAVAALLLKTDRSTDEGDLDHATAAMEQMKGKRSIASSVLASRDGEQIRSVVFACDAGMGSSAMGASVLRKKIHDAGHPEVTVVNMAIANLTDSFDLVVTHQDLTDRARLKTPSAIHVSVENFMGSPRYDEIVDLIDQTGAPSGTSATADPVTAGAAGDVLTRDSIVLGGTARSRDEAITEAGRLLVESGAVDASYVDAMQARESSVSTHMGNGLAIPHGTNEAKGAIRRTAISFVRYDEPIDWNGKPAEFVLGIAGAGNDHLALLSRIAEVFTDDQAVARLRAARTPEDVLATLDTVRV; translated from the coding sequence ATGGCCGCCACCGCCACCGCCACGCCCGGGCCCAAGACCGGGGTACGCGTCCACGTGCAGAGGTTCGGCACCTTCCTGTCCAACATGATCATGCCGAACATCGCTGCGATCATCGCCTGGGGCCTGATCACCGCGTTCTTCATCCCGGACGGCTTCACGCCCAACGAGAAGATCGCGACGATGGTCGGCCCCACCATCTACTACCTGCTGCCGATCCTCATCGCCTACACCGGCGGTCGGATCGTCCACGGCACCCGCGGCGGCGTGGTCGGCGCGATGTCGGTCATGGGCGTGATCATGGCGACCAGCGACGTGCTCTTCGTCGGCGCCGACGGTGGCTCGCCGATGTTCCTGGGCGCGATGATCATGGGCCCGCTCACCGCCTGGGTGGTGAAGCAGCTCGACTCGCTCTGGGAAGGCAAGATCAAACCCGGCTTCGAGATGCTCGTCGACAACTTCTCCGCCGGCATCGCGGCGGCCGCGATGGCGATCGGTGGGATGTTCCTGCTCGCCCCGGTGCTGCGGAAGGTCATCACCTGGCTCGGCGACGGGGTGGACTTCCTCGTCGACAACGACGTGCTGCCCTTCACCTCGATCGTGATCGAGCCGGCGAAGGTGATGTTCCTCAACAACGCCATCAACCACGGCGTGCTGACCCCGCTCGGCATCGACGAGGCCGCCGAGCAGGGCAAGTCGATCCTGTTCCTCCTCGAGGCGAATCCCGGCCCGGGACTCGGCCTGCTGCTCGCCTACACCTTCTTCGGGCGTGGCCTGGCCCGCGCCGCGGCGCCCGGCGCCGCGATCATCCAGTTCTTCGGCGGCATCCACGAGGTGTACTTCCCGTTCGTGCTGATGAAGCCGAAGATGATTCTCGCGCCGATCGCTGGCGGCATCACCGGCATCTTCCTCCTGACGATCTTCGACGCGGGGCTGCGCGCGCCCGCCGCTCCCGGCTCGATCTTCGCGGTCTACGCGCAGACGCCGGGCGACGCGGGGGACTACCTCGGAGTCACCCTCGGCGTGTTCGGCGCCGCGGCTGTGTCGTTCGCGGTGGCGGCGTTGCTGCTCAAGACCGACAGGTCGACCGACGAGGGCGACCTCGACCATGCGACCGCCGCGATGGAGCAGATGAAGGGCAAGAGGTCGATCGCCTCGTCGGTGCTCGCCTCCCGCGACGGTGAGCAGATCCGTTCGGTCGTCTTCGCGTGCGACGCCGGGATGGGTTCCTCGGCGATGGGTGCCTCGGTGCTTAGGAAGAAGATCCACGACGCCGGCCACCCCGAGGTCACCGTGGTCAACATGGCCATCGCGAACCTCACCGACAGCTTCGACCTCGTGGTCACCCACCAGGACCTCACCGATCGGGCCAGGCTGAAGACGCCTTCCGCGATCCACGTCTCCGTCGAGAACTTCATGGGGAGTCCGCGGTACGACGAGATCGTCGACCTCATCGACCAGACGGGTGCGCCGTCGGGGACCAGCGCGACCGCCGACCCTGTGACCGCCGGCGCCGCCGGCGACGTGCTGACCCGCGACTCGATCGTGCTCGGGGGCACCGCCCGGAGCCGCGACGAGGCGATCACCGAGGCCGGCCGGCTGCTCGTGGAGAGCGGCGCGGTGGACGCGTCGTACGTCGACGCGATGCAGGCCCGCGAGTCGTCGGTGTCCACGCACATGGGCAACGGCCTGGCGATCCCGCACGGGACCAACGAGGCCAAGGGGGCGATCCGTCGCACCGCGATCTCGTTCGTCCGCTACGACGAGCCGATCGACTGGAACGGCAAGCCCGCCGAGTTCGTGCTCGGCATCGCCGGGGCAGGGAACGACCACCTCGCCCTGTTGTCGCGCATCGCCGAGGTGTTCACCGACGACCAGGCAGTCGCCCGCCTGCGGGCCGCCCGCACGCCGGAGGACGTCCTCGCCACCCTGGACACGGTCCGGGTCTAG
- a CDS encoding JmjC domain-containing protein: MSALGLLTGDAQTFLTKVWASRVHLHRADPDELVGLLSLQDADRLLTSSAIRTPSIRLAKDGAIVPESAYTRGATVTGRPLTGLVDARKALALFDDGATVVFQGVHRYWPPLAELVAELELELGHPCQVNAYLTPPGSQGFAVHSDSHDVFVFQTAGSKQWEVHGEDGAEEVLLEPGLSMYLPTGTPHAARAQESVSLHVTLGVNQLTWRGLVERTVAEVVAGVPAEHLPAGYLDDPALLAGPLAERLEALADDVRRIDADSAVEAEIRRFLTSRPSRLPGGVTDVLALRAGIDDDTRLRRRPGHPCVLLEDGEHLVVLLGDRSLTVPAWIRPALEEIRARPSFTVGDLAGHLDAQSRKVLCRRLVREGLLEAVS; the protein is encoded by the coding sequence GTGTCCGCTCTCGGCCTGTTGACCGGTGACGCCCAGACCTTCCTGACGAAGGTCTGGGCGTCGCGCGTCCACCTCCACCGGGCCGATCCGGACGAGCTGGTCGGCCTGCTCTCGCTGCAGGACGCCGACCGGCTGCTGACGTCCTCCGCGATCCGCACGCCCTCGATCCGGCTGGCCAAGGACGGCGCGATCGTGCCGGAGTCGGCGTACACCCGCGGGGCCACGGTGACCGGTCGGCCGCTCACCGGGCTCGTCGACGCCCGCAAGGCGCTCGCGTTGTTCGACGACGGCGCCACCGTGGTCTTTCAAGGCGTGCACCGCTACTGGCCCCCGCTCGCCGAGCTGGTCGCCGAGCTCGAGCTCGAGCTCGGGCACCCGTGCCAGGTCAACGCCTACCTGACGCCACCGGGGTCGCAGGGCTTCGCCGTGCACTCCGACTCCCACGACGTCTTCGTGTTCCAGACCGCCGGCTCCAAGCAGTGGGAGGTCCACGGCGAGGACGGCGCCGAGGAGGTGCTGCTCGAGCCCGGGCTCTCGATGTACCTGCCCACCGGTACGCCGCACGCGGCGCGGGCGCAGGAGAGCGTCTCCCTGCACGTGACCCTCGGCGTCAACCAGCTCACGTGGCGCGGTCTCGTCGAGCGCACCGTGGCGGAAGTGGTCGCGGGCGTCCCCGCCGAGCACCTCCCTGCAGGCTACCTCGACGACCCCGCCCTGCTGGCCGGGCCGCTGGCCGAGCGGCTGGAGGCCCTCGCCGACGACGTACGACGCATCGATGCCGACTCGGCCGTCGAGGCCGAGATCCGTCGCTTCCTCACGTCCCGACCCTCCCGGCTCCCGGGTGGGGTCACCGATGTCCTGGCGCTGCGTGCCGGCATCGACGACGACACCCGGCTCCGCCGCCGTCCCGGCCATCCCTGCGTGCTCCTCGAGGACGGCGAACACCTCGTGGTCCTGCTCGGCGACCGGTCGCTGACGGTGCCGGCGTGGATCCGGCCCGCCCTCGAGGAGATCCGGGCCCGCCCGTCGTTCACCGTCGGTGACCTCGCCGGCCACCTCGACGCCCAGAGCCGGAAGGTGCTCTGCCGGCGCCTGGTCCGGGAGGGGCTGCTCGAGGCGGTGTCCTGA